In the Hordeum vulgare subsp. vulgare chromosome 7H, MorexV3_pseudomolecules_assembly, whole genome shotgun sequence genome, one interval contains:
- the LOC123412114 gene encoding probable indole-3-pyruvate monooxygenase YUCCA10 → MDNVVVLIVGAGPAGLATAACLSQFSISYVIVERESCSASLWRNRAYDRLKLHLAKEFCELPHMSYPVDAPTYIPKTMFVKYLDDYVERFNIQPKYLTSVESSTYDNDEKCWSIVIHDMAKSTIVKFTAKFLVVASGENSAENIPMIPGLQSFPGDMMHSSSYKSGKSYSGMNVLVVGSGNSGMEIAYDLATHGCNTSIVIRSPIHVMTKELIRLGMTLVHRLPLNLVDNLLLMAAKLIFGDLSRHGITTPKMGPMILKSKTGRSAVIDVGTVGLIKKGIIKVHGSISKIMGDMVEFQCRKKISFDVIVFATGYKSTANIWLKNGESMLNGNGLPIKEYPNHWKGENGLYCAGLARRGLAGIAADAKNIANDIKSVIGAMSG, encoded by the exons ATGGACAATGTTGTAGTGTTGATTGTCGGCGCTGGGCCGGCAGGCCTTGCAACAGCAGCATGCCTTAGCCAATTCTCAATTTCTTATGTCATTGTCGAGCGTGAAAGTTGTAGCGCGTCGCTTTGGCGCAACCGCGCCTACGATCGCCTCAAGCTACATCTTGCAAAGGAGTTTTGTGAGTTGCCACACATGTCATACCCAGTAGATGCGCCAACATACATACCAAAAACCATGTTTGTGAAATACTTAGATGACTATGTTGAGCGTTTCAATATTCAACCTAAGTATctcactagtgtggagtcatccACATATGACAATGACGAAAAATGTTGGTCCATCGTGATACATGACATGGCGAAGAGCACAATAGTCAAGTTCACAGCAAAGTTTCTTGTTGTGGCAAGTGGTGAAAATAGTGCAGAGAATATTCCAATGATCCCTGGATTGCAAAGTTTTCCGGGTGATATGATGCACTCCTCAAGCTACAAGTCAGGAAAGAGCTACTCTGGCATGAATGTATTAGTGGTTGGATCTGGCAACTCCGGAATGGAAATTGCTTATGACCTTGCGACCCATGGTTGCAATACTTCAATTGTTATACGAAGCCCG ATTCATGTAATGACAAAGGAATTAATCCGGTTGGGGATGACACTCGTTCATCGTCTTCCACTGAATCTAGTGGATAACCTCCTTTTGATGGCGGCGAAATTAATATTTGGAGACCTATCGAGACATGGCATCACGACGCCCAAAATGGGTCCAATGATCCTCAAGTCAAAAACCGGCCGATCCGCTGTTATTGATGTTGGCACTGTTGGGTTAATCAAAAAAGGTATCATCAAA GTTCACGGGAGCATTAGTAAGATCATGGGCGACATGGTTGAATTCCAGTGCAGGAAAAAAATATCATTCGACGTGATTGTGTTTGCAACTGGATACAAAAGCACAGCAAATATATGGCTCAAG AATGGTGAGAGCATGTTAAATGGCAATGGACTACCCATCAAAGAATATCCGAATCACTGGAAAGGTGAAAATGGGCTCTATTGTGCTGGGTTAGCAAGGAGAGGATTGGCTGGTATTGCAGCAGATGCCAAGAATATCGCTAATGACATCAAATCAGTAATAGGCGCTATGTCCGGCTAA